The following are from one region of the Lodderomyces elongisporus chromosome 7, complete sequence genome:
- the ERC1_2 gene encoding ethionine resistance protein, translating into MSLSEHHQFTHSTRRRASVVYGSVGKQGLYVPSDFIDQPPLEENIVDENQDNNDETEPLLSPPTHLQQYQQQDQHSPQTNATSSRKHRRSSIASNEILEQEREILTTNHIAVNDPKNEDEIRLTFDRAVANHQIQTTTHLQEFKSLIKLSIPSVWTFLLQCSLSTVSVFSVGHLGATELAAVSMGAMTANITGYATIQGIATALDTLCPQAFGAKRYHLVGDYLQKCLALIATVMFPVLICWIFFGNDLICLIVPDKETAKLSAVYLKYVAFGIPGYIAFECGKRFLQAQGVYEIAAYVLCIAAPTNLVMNITLVKSIGYIGAPIAVAINYWFMAAMLLFATIYLVKPESTPTGLHPMKCWGGLNIRKAFSGWRRLLSLAIPGLIMLEAEFLAFEILTLMASYISTTALAAQSIGTTMASLTYQVPFAIGIASSTRIANYLGAGLAQSAKITTQVSLMFGLFISLLNFAVLFIFRVQIANAFTNDQDVIDTVLAVMWLIATMQIVDAMNANSAGCLRGQGQTKIGGIVNLVSYYVVGIPLSIYLSFYSPWKGSLDGLWIGTTVALAIIGVVQSYYALAANFERLCEQARKRTGGSVV; encoded by the coding sequence ATGTCATTATCAGAGCATCATCAGTTCACACATtctacaagaagaagagcatCTGTTGTATATGGATCAGTAGGTAAACAAGGACTTTACGTTCCTTCAGACTTCATTGACCAACCACCATTGGAAGAAAATATTGTCGATGAAAATCAAGACAATAACGATGAAACAGAACCACTTTtatcaccaccaacacACTTGCAACAATATCAGCAACAGGATCAGCATTCACCACAAACAAATGCAACATCCTCTCGCAAACACCGTCGTCTGAGTATTGCATCAAATGAGATTCTTGAACAAGAACGAGAAATACTCACTACAAACCATATCGCAGTCAATGACCCcaaaaatgaagatgagaTTCGACTAACTTTTGATCGTGCCGTGGCCAATCACCAGAtccaaacaacaacacattTACAAGAGTTCAAGAGTTTAATCAAATTATCTATTCCAAGCGTATGGACTTTCCTCTTGCAATGCTCACTTTCCACTGTCTCGGTCTTTTCAGTTGGACACCTCGGTGCAACAGAGTTGGCGGCGGTGTCAATGGGTGCAATGACGGCTAATATCACCGGATACGCCACCATTCAAGGGATTGCGACAGCATTGGACACCTTGTGTCCACAGGCATTTGGCGCAAAAAGATATCATTTGGTGGGAGATTACTTACAGAAATGTCTTGCATTGATTGCCACTGTGATGTTCCCCGTGCTTATATGCTGGATTTTTTTCGGCAACGACTTGATCTGCTTAATAGTGCCAGATAAGGAAACTGCCAAATTGTCTGCAGTATATTTAAAGTACGTTGCTTTTGGTATCCCCGGATACATTGCATTTGAATGTGGCAAAAGATTCTTGCAGGCACAGGGGGTTTACGAGATTGCCGCTTATGTGCTATGTATCGCTGCACCAACAAACTTGGTAATGAACATCACATTGGTGAAACTGATTGGTTATATTGGTGCACCAATTGCCGTGGCAATCAATTATTGGTTTATGGCAGCAATGCTCTTATTTGCCACTATTTATTTAGTGAAACCAGAATCAACACCAACGGGACTTCATCCCATGAAATGTTGGGGCGGTTTAAATATCCGCAAGGCCTTTTCTGGATGGCGCCGTTTATTGTCACTCGCCATACCTGGTTTGATAATGCTTGAGGCTGAGTTTTTGGCATTTGAGATCTTGACGCTTATGGCATCATACATTTCAACCACTGCCTTGGCAGCACAGTCCATAGGTACAACTATGGCATCACTCACTTATCAAGTTCCCTTTGCCATCGGTATTGCGTCGTCTACCCGTATTGCCAATTACTTGGGCGCAGGCTTGGCACAATCAGCCAAGATCACGACTCAAGTTTCCCTCATGTTTGGCttgtttatttctttaCTAAATTTTGCTGTGCTATTCATATTCCGCGTGCAAATCGCCAATGCATTCACAAATGATCAAGACGTAATTGACACTGTACTTGCAGTAATGTGGCTTATTGCAACCATGCAGATTGTTGATGCAATGAATGCCAATTCTGCAGGTTGTTTACGTGGACAGGGACAGACAAAGATTGGTGGTATTGTTAATTTGGTGAGTTATTACGTTGTGGGAATCCCATTATCAATCTATTTGAGTTTTTATTCTCCATGGAAAGGGTCACTAGATGGATTGTGGATTGGTACAACTGTTGCATTGGCAATCATTGGAGTTGTACAAAGTTACTATGCGCTCGCAGCAAACTTTGAAAGATTATGTGAGCAAGCAAGAAAGCGGACCGGCGGTAGTGTTGtataa
- the NUO49 gene encoding NADH:ubiquinone oxidoreductase 49kD subunit: MLRAVSRLTQNRAFSRNCVRRYAQAGQTITKPNTTASANPSTLSTGSSIDAQAPLGQVPHLPDVEGKSTFSDVLNQNKMMWDKSDDPMKTKTQNTKVRHFTINFGPQHPAAHGVLRLILELHGEEIIRSDPHVGLLHRGTEKLIETKTYMQALPYFDRLDYVSMMTNEQVFALAVEKLLNVEIPLRAKYIRTLFGEITRVLNHCMSVLTHIMDVGGLTPFLWGFEEREKLMEFYERVSGARLHSAYVRPGGVSQDLPAGLLDDIYMWATQFGDRIDEIEELCTDNRIWKERTEGVGVVTADDALNYSLSGVMLRGSGIPFDVRKSQPYDAYDLVDFDIAVGLNGDCYDRYLIRMAEFRQSLRIIFQCINDMPQGPVKVEDYKISPPSRAIMKEDMEALIHHFLLFTKGYAVPQGETYTAIEAPKGEMAVYVVSDGSERPYRCKIRAPGFAHLGAFDHIARGELLADAVAIIGTMDLVFGEVDR, from the coding sequence ATGTTGAGAGCGGTACTGAGACTTACACAGAACAGGGCCTTTTCCCGAAATTGCGTGCGCAGATATGCTCAAGCTGGCCAAACCATCACCAAACCAAACACAACGGCCTCTGCTAATCCAAGCACATTATCTACTGGCTCACTGATTGACGCACAAGCCCCATTAGGACAAGTGCCCCACTTGCCAGACGTGGAGGGAAAATCCACCTTTTCAGATGTCTTGAACCAAAACAAGATGATGTGGGACAAATCTGACGACCCAATGAAGACAAAGACTCAAAACACCAAAGTCCGTCACTTTACAATCAACTTTGGTCCTCAGCATCCTGCTGCCCACGGTGTCTTGCGTCTTATCTTGGAATTGCACGGTGAAGAAATTATCCGTAGTGACCCACACGTTGGTTTATTGCACCGAGGCACCGAGAAATTAATCGAAACAAAGACATATATGCAAGCCTTGCCATACTTTGACCGTTTGGACTACGTCTCCATGATGACCAACGAACAAGTGTTTGCATTGGCCGTGGAGAAGTTGTTGAATGTAGAGATTCCATTGAGAGCCAAGTATATCAGAACATTGTTTGGAGAAATCACCAGAGTCTTGAACCACTGTATGTCAGTATTGACCCACATTATGGATGTCGGTGGTTTAACTCCTTTTCTTTGGGGTTTCGAAGAGCGTGAAAAATTGATGGAGTTTTACGAACGTGTTTCCGGTGCTAGATTGCACTCGGCATACGTGAGACCAGGTGGTGTTTCACAAGACTTGCCAGCAGGTTTGTTGGATGACATCTACATGTGGGCCACACAATTTGGTGACCGTATcgatgaaattgaagaattgTGTACTGATAACCGTATCTGGAAAGAACGTACCGAAGGCGTTGGTGTTGTGACCGCCGACGATGCATTGAACTACTCCTTGAGTGGTGTTATGTTGAGAGGATCGGGTATCCCATTTGACGTGAGGAAGTCTCAACCATATGACGCTTACGACCTTGTCGATTTCGATATTGCCGTTGGTCTCAATGGTGACTGTTATGATAGATATTTGATTCGTATGGCTGAATTCCGTCAATCGTTGAGAATTATTTTCCAATGTATCAACGATATGCCACAGGGACCAGTTAAAGTTGAAGACTACAAGATTAGTCCGCCATCTCGTGCAATAATGAAGGAGGATATGGAGGCATTGATCCAccatttccttttgttcACCAAGGGTTACGCTGTGCCACAAGGTGAAACATATACAGCAATTGAAGCACCAAAGGGTGAGATGGCTGTCTACGTTGTGAGTGATGGCTCAGAAAGACCATATAGATGTAAGATTAGAGCTCCTGGTTTTGCCCACTTGGGTGCGTTTGACCATATCGCCAGAGGTGAGTTGTTGGCGGATGCTGTGGCCATTATTGGTACCATGGATTTGGTGTTTGGTGAAGTTGATCGTTAA
- the CDC34 gene encoding Ubiquitin-conjugating enzyme subunit yields MSSKSAAAILQRQFKDLTDPKKRIPSFHIELDDDNIFLWNIGVMVLNPDSLYHGGYFKGQMRFPQDFPFSPPSFRFTPAIYHPNIYRDGRLCISILHQGGDPTSDEPESETWSPAQTVESVLISIISLLDDPNGNSPANIDASVEFRKNPEEYKKKVLKEVERSKKDIPEDFVMPDDQVNAYDNQMNRRGVEGLIDEPVDEDFWYDSEEEDEDEESFDEESLMDHEEDVGEEEEDEEEEVDEDIK; encoded by the coding sequence ATGAGCTCCAAATCAGCAGCTGCAATCTTGCAACGACAATTTAAAGACCTTACTGACCCCAAAAAACGCATCCCATCATTCCACATTGAATTAGACGATGACAACATATTCTTATGGAATATTGGCGTTATGGTATTAAACCCAGACTCATTATACCACGGAGGCTACTTTAAGGGCCAAATGAGATTCCCCCAAGATTTCCCATTCAGCCCACCAAGTTTCCGCTTCACACCAGCCATCTATCACCCCAATATCTACCGAGACGGCAGATTGTGCATATCCATCTTACACCAGGGAGGCGACCCCACCTCGGACGAACCAGAAAGCGAAACATGGTCACCAGCACAAACCGTGGAGAGTGTCTTGATCTCAATCATCTCTCTCTTGGATGACCCAAATGGAAACTCACCTGCAAATATCGATGCCTCAGTCGAGTTTAGGAAAAACCCAGAAGaatacaagaaaaaagtattgAAGGAAGtcgaaagaagcaaaaaagacatCCCAGAAGACTTTGTCATGCCAGACGACCAAGTTAACGCATACGATAACCAAATGAACAGACGAGGAGTTGAAGGGTTGATTGACGAACCAGTAGATGAAGATTTTTGGTATGATagcgaagaagaagacgaagatgaagagaGCTTTGACGAGGAGAGTTTGATGGATCACGAAGAAGACGtgggagaagaagaagaggacgaagaggaagaagtaGACGAAGACATCAAATAG